The genomic DNA ATGTCTAGTTAAGTTAGACCATATTTAAACGTCATCGTCAAATTTACCCCCACATTTTTCAATAAAATGGACATAAAAACTGCAACAACGTAACCGTTATAACTGTTAGGATGTCGTCATATTCCTACTTGAATGCCGCGATTAACTTAATGAGTAATCAATGAAAAAACTTTTCCATGTCTTAATTATAAGCCTGCTCGCCACCGCTTGCTCCGACTCTACCACCGCGGACAATAACTCAAACGCAGCAAGCTCCCAAACAGATAGCTCAGCCACCAAGCTCAGTCTTAAGCAGCAAGTAAAATCGATCACTAAAGACTATTTCCTACTAAGACCCGAAATTGCCACCTACTATGGCGTGAGTGATGCCAGTATCGATGCCAATGTCATGTCTAAACTCACCGACTACAGCCCTAGAGGTGAAACCCATCGCCGCCAAGGCCTTAAAGCAATACTAGGCCAGCTCAACGATATTGATGCAGCAAGCTTAAGTTCATCCGATAAAATCAGCTTAAACGCGATAACCTCGGAAGTAAAAGGTGCATTATTACCCACTCAAATTGTTAATTATGGCAATGTTCTGGGCGAGTATGGGGTGTGGTTTCTCCCTTATGCGGTTAACCACTTATCGGGTTTGCAAATTGAGTTCCCCGGCTATATGGAAGACAAGTTTGCGGTGACCAATACGGCCGAAGCCAATGCCTATTTAACTCGTTTGAACATTTACCCTGCTGCTATGGGCACTCTGGTTGACAAACTCAACCACGACGTTGCCATGGGCGTCATTCCACCAGACTTTGTTATTGATAATACTCTACGCGGCTTAAGATCACAGATCAGTGGCCCAGCAAAGATGCATCCTTTAGTCACCAGCTTTAACGCTAAACTTAACGCCGCCAAAATGGCAGATAGCGCTGCTTTGGTAAGCTCTGCCGCCGAATTAGTCGATACCAAATACTATGCCGCCACCCGTCAACTTATTATGGCATTAGAAGCCGTGCGCCCAAAAGCGACCCATGACGCCGGAATAGGTCGTTTACCCCAAGGCGCTAAACTGTATAAGGCACTTATTCAGCATTTAGGTAACTCAAACAGAACCGCTGATGATATTCATCAACTAGGGTTAACTGAAGTGGCGCGGATCAGCACCGAAATGGACGGATTACTTAAAGAAGTCGGTTATGTTGACGGCACCGTGGGTGAACGCATGCAAGTGCTACTCAACGACCCGCAGTACCTTTACCCCAACACGCCTGAAGGTAAACAACAGCTGATGGCAGATATTGATGCTGACCTAGCCTTAGTTAACGCAAAATTACCAGACTGGTTTGGCCTATTACCCAATCAAGATGTGGCTATTGCAGCCGTACCAGCCAGCCGCGCAGCCTCTACTAGCGGCGCGTTTTACGATGCACCCTCACAAGACGGTTCGCGCAAAGGCACCTTCTGGATCAGCTTGTATGACACCGCATCACTTCCCTCTTATTCATTGCAAACCTTGACCTACCACGAAACCAATCCAGGTCATCATTTACAAACCATAATTGGCTTATCTGATGAACTCCCCCTGATGAGCACAGTCTTTTACTCTAATGCCGCTGGTGAAGGTTGGGCCTTATACGCCGAGCGTTTAGCTGCCGAAATGGGCATTTACGCTAATGACCCTATCGATAACATTGGTCGCCTCCAATCTGAACTGCATCGTGCAGTTCGGTTAGTGGTTGATACTGGTATGCATGCCAAAGGTTGGAGCCGCGAGCAAGCCATTGATTATGCTATTGCTACCGAAGGCATTCATTTGTCTGAAGCCACTGGCGAGATTGAACGTTACGCCGTCTGGCCAGGCCAAGCACTAGGCTATAAGTTGGGAGAATTAAAGATTCTCGAACTCCGCAAAAAAGCCAAACAAGTGTTAGGAGACAAGTTTGATATTAAAGTGTTCCACGATCGTCTACTTGAAAATGGCGCTTTGCCACTTGATTTAATGGAGCAAAAAATCAATCAGTGGTTAGCCAGCGAAACTGCTGCGTAATCAACCTCAACTCGAAATAATAAGCCTCAGCTCAGAATAATATTGTTTGAGCAGGTTAGACAATAAAGCCACAGGACGAATACTCGTGCTGTGGCTTTATTGTCATTTATCTTTTTTCTAGTTTGGTCTAGTTTGGTTTAGCTTGGTTTTGACACGCTTGGTTTGAAATGCTTAATTTTGAAACGCTGCTAGTTGCTTAGTGTATTTATTTTGATAGAACGGATGGTCGGTACTCGCTAACGCTTGTTGTTCAGCTTCGATAGCCTCACTCATTTTACCTGTAGCAGCATAAACACTGGCTAACTCATGGTAGGCCGAATGCGCTTTAGGGTAGGCTTTCAGCGTATCTTGATAAACCCCGATCGCTTGCTCTGGCGCTGCTTTAACTAAGCTATTACCTAAGGCTAACAGTGAATCAATTGC from Shewanella psychromarinicola includes the following:
- a CDS encoding DUF885 domain-containing protein; translated protein: MKKLFHVLIISLLATACSDSTTADNNSNAASSQTDSSATKLSLKQQVKSITKDYFLLRPEIATYYGVSDASIDANVMSKLTDYSPRGETHRRQGLKAILGQLNDIDAASLSSSDKISLNAITSEVKGALLPTQIVNYGNVLGEYGVWFLPYAVNHLSGLQIEFPGYMEDKFAVTNTAEANAYLTRLNIYPAAMGTLVDKLNHDVAMGVIPPDFVIDNTLRGLRSQISGPAKMHPLVTSFNAKLNAAKMADSAALVSSAAELVDTKYYAATRQLIMALEAVRPKATHDAGIGRLPQGAKLYKALIQHLGNSNRTADDIHQLGLTEVARISTEMDGLLKEVGYVDGTVGERMQVLLNDPQYLYPNTPEGKQQLMADIDADLALVNAKLPDWFGLLPNQDVAIAAVPASRAASTSGAFYDAPSQDGSRKGTFWISLYDTASLPSYSLQTLTYHETNPGHHLQTIIGLSDELPLMSTVFYSNAAGEGWALYAERLAAEMGIYANDPIDNIGRLQSELHRAVRLVVDTGMHAKGWSREQAIDYAIATEGIHLSEATGEIERYAVWPGQALGYKLGELKILELRKKAKQVLGDKFDIKVFHDRLLENGALPLDLMEQKINQWLASETAA